The Cucumis melo cultivar AY chromosome 5, USDA_Cmelo_AY_1.0, whole genome shotgun sequence genome has a segment encoding these proteins:
- the LOC103503177 gene encoding uncharacterized protein LOC103503177: MVTRESWFSVWIDRLLSCLGSIKPAPAISGNNLNSRMPSMSEDFWSTSTCDLDELLTLQSRQNSFISTTNHNSNHGGVIDNLSNHSDFVNHGFVLWTQTRLRWVGNCVPAKRTKKSHITGLSWYMTKELLLETRKPYHRRIPLSEMVDFLVEEWEEEGLYY, encoded by the exons ATGGTGACCCGAGAGAGCTGGTTTTCTGTTTGGATCGATCGACTTCTCTCTTGTTTAGG GAGCATTAAACCTGCACCTGCCATCTCTGGGAATAATCTGAACTCTAGGATGCCAAGCATGTCAGAAGATTTTTGGAGTACAAGCACGTGTGATCTGGACGAGTTGCTTACACTTCAATCTCGACAGAATTCATTTATCAGCACAACGAACCATAACTCTAACCATGGTGGTGTCATTGATAATTTAAGCAATCATTCTGACTTTGTAAATCATG GTTTTGTTCTTTGGACTCAGACCCGCCTTCGGTGGGTCGGAAATTGTGTGCCTGCTAAACGAACTAAAAAAAGTCATATTACAGGATTAAG TTGGTATATGACTAAAGAACTATTGTTGGAAACCAGAAAGCCTTACCATCGACGCATACCTTTATCG GAAATGGTAGACTTTCTGGTAGAAGAATGGGAAGAAGAAGGGCTATATTATTAA
- the LOC103497202 gene encoding uncharacterized protein LOC103497202 — protein MSSSSILSSQSMAMAFAALSAGTVIVVLSLYLHKSHPSISSVVKKKEMEKKKKGRKRVHFSDDLAIFSSTEELKRKKDMILGSSPSPGRAAARRLTRNGGGGGGMPANRAALYNGILRDRLVHRIAYSL, from the exons ATGTCGTCTTCTTCAATCTTGAGCTCCCAGTCCATGGCTATGGCTTTCGCCGCTCTCTCTGCAGGGACCGTCATCGTTGTCCTTTCTCTCTACCTTCATAAATCCCACCCCTCAATTTCTTCTG tggtgaagaagaaagagatggagaagaagaaaaaaggaagaaaaagagttCATTTTTCTGACGATTTAGCCATTTTTAGTAGTACTGAAGAATTGAAGAGAAAGAAAGACATGATATTGGGTTCATCGCCGTCTCCGGGAAGAGCTGCGGCACGGCGGTTGACGAGGAACGGTGGAGGAGGCGGCGGAATGCCGGCGAATAGAGCGGCGCTGTACAATGGAATCTTAAGGGATCGTTTGGTTCACAGGATAGCATATTCTCTTTAA
- the LOC103497212 gene encoding ethylene-responsive transcription factor WIN1-like: MVPSKKFRGVRQRHWGSWVSEIRHPLLKRRVWLGTFETAEEAARAYDQAAVLMSGRNAKTNFPMSQTTVSEFEKPDNNMINNIISPSSPKGLSEILHAKLRKCSKVPSPSMTCLRLDTENSHIGVWQKRAGQRSDSSWVMTVHLGKTNSSSSSSSTTAGGGEDGADGGRVKRNKRSGSFSGLMSSSEGSGGGSCHMRKLEMDDEEERIALQMIEELLSRNYGNPSEIIQLQDHLHGEEPTFLPSLI, encoded by the exons ATGGTGCCTTCAAAGAAGTTTAGAGGTGTTAGGCAAAGACATTGGGGATCTTGGGTCTCCGAAATTCGTCATCCTCTTCT gaagAGAAGAGTTTGGTTGGGGACGTTTGAGACGGCGGAGGAGGCAGCGAGAGCTTATGATCAAGCGGCCGTGTTAATGAGCGGCCGGAATGCGAAAACCAATTTTCCGATGAGCCAAACGACGGTGTCGGAGTTTGAAAAACCCGACAATAATATGATCAATAATATCATTTCTCCATCTTCTCCAAAGGGCTTATCGGAGATTCTCCACGCCAAGCTCCGAAAATGCAGCAAGGTGCCGTCGCCATCGATGACATGTCTCCGACTGGACACCGAAAATTCCCACATCGGCGTTTGGCAGAAACGCGCTGGCCAACGCTCCGACTCCAGCTGGGTCATGACCGTTCATCTTGGAAAAACCaactcctcctcctcctcctcctccaccACGGCAGGCGGAGGAGAGGACGGCGCCGACGGTGGGCGGGtgaaaaggaataaaagaaGTGGGAGTTTTTCTGGTTTGATGTCGTCGTCAGAAGGTAGTGGCGGTGGGAGCTGCCACATGAGGAAGTTGGAAATGGATGACGAAGAAGAAAGGATTGCATTACAAATGATTGAGGAATTACTGAGCAGAAATTATGGTAACCCATCTGAAATTATTCAACTTCAAGATCATCTTCATGGGGAGGAACCAACTTTTTTACCCTCTCTAATCtaa